The genomic DNA CGGATTCGCCCATCTATCTGTCGTCGCTCATCGCCCTCGGCTTTGTCCTCTTTGTGGTCACGTTCATCGTCCTCGCGTTCGCGAAGCTGCTGCTCTTGCGACTAAACCGCATGGAAGGGGCAAAGTAATGGAAGGCTTCGACATGGGGAAATTCCGGCGGCGGCGAATCACGAACAACATCGTGTTCGTGCTGTCCATTCTGTCAACGGTCTTTGGCCTCTTCTGGCTGTTCTGGATTCTGGCGACCACTGTTATCAACGGTTTTGCGGCGCTGGGCCCAAGTCTCTTCACCCAGATGACGCCTCCGCCGGGTCAGCAAGGCGGCCTGCTGAACGCGCTGTACGGCAGCTTCCTGATGATAGGCATCGCATCGGTTATCGGCGTGCCGCTCGGATTGATGGCGGGAATTTACCTTGCGGAGTACGCGCGTCGAACGCGCCTGGGCGCCGTCGTCCGGTTCGTCAACGACATTCTGCTGAGCGCTCCGTCGATTGTTATCGGGCTGTTCACCTACGAACTCATCGTCCGGCCGATGGGGCATTTTTCCGGCTGGGCTGGTGCCGTGGCACTGGCCATCATCATGTTGCCGGTGGTCATCCGCACGACGGATGAGATGCTCCAGCTCATCCCGGACAGCATGCGTGAAGCGGCACTCTCGCTGGGCATTCCGCGCTGGAAAATCAGTTCGCGCGTTCTGCTGAAGGCTGCTAGCGCCGGTATCGTCACGGGCGCGCTACTGGCCATTGCGCGCATCAGCGGGGAAACTGCACCGCTCCTGTTCACCGCACTGAACAATCAGTACTGGTCAACCACGCCAAACGGACCGCTCGCCAATATTCCGGTCGTCATCTTTCAGTTCGCGATGAGCCCCTATGAAGCCTGGCATACGCTCGCGTGGGCGGGCGCCTTCCTGATGACGGTCTTCGTACTGGCGCTGGCCATCCTGTCGCGCACCTTCTTCAATCGCGCTCATGCCTCCCGTTAAGATGCCATCCGCCCATACGACCAAAGCGCGCATCAGTGTGCGCGGACTGAACTTCCATTACGGACGTCGCCAGGCCCTGTACGACGTCAATGTCGATTTTCCGGACCGCGAGGTGACGGCCATTATCGGCTCGTCCGGTTGTGGCAAATCCACATTGCTGCGCGTCCTGAACCGGATGTACTCGATATATCCGGACCAGACGGCCACGGGTAGCGTCGAACTGGACGGAAAAAACATCCTCGAACCGCGCTTCAAGCTCAATGAATTGCGGTTGAAGGTGGGTATGGTTTTTCAGAAGCCCACCCCTTTCACGATGTCGATATACGACAACGTTGCGTTGGCCATCACTCATCACGAGGCGCTGACACGCAGCGAACTCGACGAGCGCGTCGAATTTGCCCTGCGACAAGGTGCCCTCTGGGACGAAGTGAAGGACAAGCTCGACCAGAGCGCGCTCGCCCTTTCAGGTGGACAGCAGCAGCGCCTGTGTATCGCCCGCGCGCTGGCCATTGACCCTGAAGTGTTACTGCTCGACGAGCCAACCTCTGCGCTGGACCCAATGGCTACCGGGAAGATTGAGGACCTGCTGAACACGCTGCGCAAGCACTACACCATCGTCATTGTCACACACAACATGCAGCAGGCCGCCCGCGTTTCCGAGCAGACGGCCTTCATGCATCTGGGCAAGCTCGTCGAATTCGGCGCCACCGAACATATCTTCTCCAAGCCGACCGAAAAGGCCACCGAGGACTACATCACCGGCCGTTTCGGCTAGGGGGCGAACATGTCGGACAAACATCTCTCCAGTCAGTTTGATGCTGACCTGAATCTACTGTCCACCAAGCTGCTTGAAATGGGCGGACTGGTGGAATCACAGATTGCACAGGCGATGCACGCGCTGGACACATTCGATATGGCAATCGTGGAGCGGGTCGTCGAGGACGAGCACCGGCTCAACGCGATGGAAATTGATATTGACGAAGAA from Paraburkholderia sp. HP33-1 includes the following:
- the pstB gene encoding phosphate ABC transporter ATP-binding protein PstB, with product MPPVKMPSAHTTKARISVRGLNFHYGRRQALYDVNVDFPDREVTAIIGSSGCGKSTLLRVLNRMYSIYPDQTATGSVELDGKNILEPRFKLNELRLKVGMVFQKPTPFTMSIYDNVALAITHHEALTRSELDERVEFALRQGALWDEVKDKLDQSALALSGGQQQRLCIARALAIDPEVLLLDEPTSALDPMATGKIEDLLNTLRKHYTIVIVTHNMQQAARVSEQTAFMHLGKLVEFGATEHIFSKPTEKATEDYITGRFG
- the pstA gene encoding phosphate ABC transporter permease PstA, yielding MEGFDMGKFRRRRITNNIVFVLSILSTVFGLFWLFWILATTVINGFAALGPSLFTQMTPPPGQQGGLLNALYGSFLMIGIASVIGVPLGLMAGIYLAEYARRTRLGAVVRFVNDILLSAPSIVIGLFTYELIVRPMGHFSGWAGAVALAIIMLPVVIRTTDEMLQLIPDSMREAALSLGIPRWKISSRVLLKAASAGIVTGALLAIARISGETAPLLFTALNNQYWSTTPNGPLANIPVVIFQFAMSPYEAWHTLAWAGAFLMTVFVLALAILSRTFFNRAHASR